From the Clavibacter phaseoli genome, one window contains:
- a CDS encoding 3-isopropylmalate dehydrogenase has protein sequence MPRTISLAVVPGDGIGPEVVHEALRVLREAVPDDVSLDTTQYPFGAGHYLETGEILTDSDLAALARHDAILLGAVGGDPRDARLAGGIIERGLLLKLRFAFDHYVNLRPSTLLPGVASPLAAPGEVDFVVVREGTEGPYAGNGGVLRRGTEHEIATEVSVNTAHGVERTVRFAFELAERRDRKRVTLVHKTNVLTFAGSLWQRTVDRVAAEHPDVTVDYLHVDATMIFLVTDPSRFDVIVCDNLFGDIITDLAAAISGGIGLAASGNVNPTGAFPSMFEPVHGSAPDIAGQQKADPTAAILSVALLLDHLGLPEASARVTAAVSADLAARADGEAAPRSTAEVGDAVIRALSTTR, from the coding sequence ATGCCCCGCACCATCTCGCTCGCCGTCGTCCCCGGGGACGGCATCGGCCCCGAGGTCGTCCACGAGGCCCTCCGCGTGCTCCGGGAGGCGGTCCCCGACGACGTGTCCCTCGACACCACGCAGTACCCGTTCGGCGCCGGCCACTACCTCGAGACCGGCGAGATCCTCACCGACTCCGACCTCGCGGCCCTCGCGCGGCACGACGCGATCCTGCTCGGCGCGGTCGGCGGCGACCCGCGCGACGCCCGCCTCGCCGGCGGCATCATCGAGCGCGGCCTGCTGCTCAAGCTCCGCTTCGCGTTCGACCACTACGTCAACCTGCGGCCCAGCACGCTGCTGCCCGGCGTCGCCTCCCCGCTGGCCGCGCCCGGCGAGGTCGACTTCGTCGTCGTCCGCGAGGGCACCGAGGGGCCGTACGCCGGCAACGGCGGCGTGCTGCGTCGCGGGACCGAGCACGAGATCGCGACCGAGGTGTCCGTGAACACGGCGCACGGCGTCGAGCGCACCGTGCGGTTCGCGTTCGAGCTGGCGGAGCGGCGCGACCGCAAGCGCGTCACCCTCGTGCACAAGACCAACGTGCTGACCTTCGCCGGATCCCTCTGGCAGCGCACCGTCGACCGCGTCGCCGCCGAGCACCCGGACGTCACGGTCGACTACCTGCACGTCGACGCGACCATGATCTTCCTGGTCACCGACCCGTCCCGCTTCGACGTCATCGTCTGCGACAACCTGTTCGGCGACATCATCACCGACCTCGCCGCGGCGATCTCAGGCGGCATCGGCCTCGCCGCGTCGGGCAACGTCAACCCCACGGGCGCGTTCCCGAGCATGTTCGAGCCGGTGCACGGATCCGCGCCCGACATCGCGGGCCAGCAGAAGGCCGACCCGACCGCGGCGATCCTCTCGGTCGCGCTCCTGCTCGACCACCTGGGCCTGCCCGAGGCGTCCGCGCGCGTGACGGCCGCCGTCTCCGCCGACCTCGCCGCGCGCGCCGACGGCGAAGCCGCACCCCGATCCACCGCGGAGGTCGGCGACGCCGTCATCCGCGCCCTCTCCACGACCCGCTGA
- a CDS encoding fumarylacetoacetate hydrolase family protein, which produces MKIARFSTGDDPRFGILDEEEGHLVVLTGDPMFSGYQTTGERVPLADARLLAPVIPRSKVVAVGRNYAAHAAEHGSEAPSTPLIFLKPNTSVVGPDDAIRLPADSQQVEHEGELAVVIGRITRDVSVEDARRSIFGYTIGNDVTARDIQHSESQWARAKGYDTFCPLGPVIETEGSFEDALIETRVDGELRQSGRTSEMVHSVPELIAFASRVWTLLPGDVILTGTPAGVGPFTDGQVVEVSIEGIGTLSNPARARA; this is translated from the coding sequence GTGAAGATCGCGCGATTCAGCACCGGTGACGACCCCCGCTTCGGCATCCTCGACGAGGAGGAGGGCCACCTGGTCGTCCTCACCGGCGACCCCATGTTCAGCGGCTACCAGACGACGGGGGAGCGCGTTCCGCTCGCCGACGCCCGGCTGCTGGCTCCGGTGATCCCGCGCTCCAAGGTCGTCGCGGTCGGCCGCAACTACGCGGCGCACGCGGCCGAGCACGGCAGCGAGGCGCCCAGCACGCCGCTCATCTTCCTGAAGCCCAACACCTCGGTCGTGGGGCCCGATGACGCGATCCGCCTGCCGGCCGACAGCCAGCAGGTCGAGCACGAGGGCGAGCTCGCGGTCGTCATCGGCCGGATCACGCGCGACGTGTCCGTGGAGGACGCGCGCCGGTCGATCTTCGGCTACACGATCGGCAACGACGTCACCGCCCGCGACATCCAGCACTCCGAGAGCCAGTGGGCCCGCGCCAAGGGCTACGACACGTTCTGCCCGCTCGGCCCGGTCATCGAGACCGAGGGCTCGTTCGAGGACGCGCTCATCGAGACCCGCGTCGACGGGGAGCTGCGCCAGTCCGGCCGCACGAGCGAGATGGTGCACTCGGTGCCCGAGCTCATCGCCTTCGCCTCGCGCGTCTGGACGCTGCTGCCCGGCGACGTGATCCTCACGGGCACGCCCGCGGGCGTCGGCCCCTTCACCGACGGCCAGGTCGTCGAGGTGTCCATCGAGGGCATCGGCACGCTCTCCAACCCCGCGCGCGCCCGCGCCTGA
- a CDS encoding DUF6458 family protein: protein MSIGLGIFLVIVGAILAFAVDLTVPGVDLQLVGYILMGGGALVIIIGVALLARRRTAVSETRTRIDPATGQRITRSERSDDNVV from the coding sequence ATGAGCATCGGACTCGGCATCTTCCTCGTCATCGTCGGCGCGATCCTCGCGTTCGCCGTCGACCTCACCGTCCCGGGCGTCGACCTGCAGCTCGTCGGCTACATCCTCATGGGCGGCGGCGCGCTGGTGATCATCATCGGCGTCGCGCTCCTCGCCCGCCGACGGACGGCCGTCAGCGAGACGCGCACGCGCATCGACCCCGCGACCGGCCAGCGCATCACGCGCAGCGAGCGCTCCGACGACAACGTCGTCTGA
- a CDS encoding branched-chain amino acid aminotransferase: protein MSTTSSTTGTAFPLSFERTPSESARADAEREAILADPGFGKHFTDHMVQIDWTLDAGWHDARVVPYGPLQLDPAASVLHYGQEIFEGMKAYRHADGSVWTFRPDRNAARLQRSARRLALPELATEDFVESVKQLVRTDIEWVPRAAEQSLYLRPFMIANESFLGVRAAQRVGYYVIASPAGAYFTGGVAPVSIWLSTQYSRAGKGGTGAAKCGGNYAASLLPQAEAASHGCAQVLFLDSEEGRYLEELGGMNIVLVYKDGRLVTPDSESILEGITRDSILELARDRGLTVEKRRVELSEWVDGVASGEITEVFACGTAAVITPIGRLLGDGLDVGDIDAPAGELTMSLRQELTDIQYGRIPDRHGWLTRLDA, encoded by the coding sequence ATGAGCACCACCAGCAGCACCACCGGCACCGCCTTCCCCCTGTCCTTCGAGCGGACCCCGTCGGAGAGCGCCCGCGCCGACGCCGAGCGGGAGGCGATCCTCGCCGACCCGGGCTTCGGCAAGCACTTCACGGACCACATGGTCCAGATCGACTGGACCCTCGACGCCGGCTGGCACGACGCCCGCGTCGTCCCGTACGGACCGCTCCAGCTGGATCCCGCCGCGAGCGTCCTGCACTACGGCCAGGAGATCTTCGAGGGCATGAAGGCGTACCGGCACGCCGACGGATCCGTCTGGACCTTCCGCCCCGACCGGAACGCCGCCCGCCTCCAGCGCTCGGCCCGCCGCCTCGCGCTGCCCGAGCTCGCCACCGAGGACTTCGTCGAGTCCGTGAAGCAGCTCGTGCGGACCGACATCGAGTGGGTGCCGCGCGCGGCCGAGCAGAGCCTGTACCTGCGCCCGTTCATGATCGCCAACGAGAGCTTCCTCGGCGTGCGCGCCGCCCAGCGCGTGGGCTACTACGTCATCGCGAGCCCCGCGGGCGCGTACTTCACGGGCGGCGTCGCGCCGGTGTCCATCTGGCTGTCCACGCAGTACTCCCGCGCGGGCAAGGGCGGCACGGGCGCCGCGAAGTGCGGCGGCAACTACGCCGCGTCGCTCCTCCCGCAGGCCGAGGCCGCGTCGCACGGCTGCGCGCAGGTGCTCTTCCTCGACTCCGAGGAGGGCCGCTACCTCGAGGAGCTCGGCGGCATGAACATCGTGCTGGTCTACAAGGACGGCCGCCTCGTCACGCCCGATTCGGAGAGCATCCTCGAGGGCATCACGCGCGACTCGATCCTCGAGCTCGCGCGCGACCGCGGCCTCACGGTCGAGAAGCGGCGCGTGGAGCTGTCGGAGTGGGTCGACGGCGTCGCGTCCGGCGAGATCACCGAGGTCTTCGCGTGCGGCACCGCTGCCGTGATCACGCCGATCGGCCGCCTGCTGGGCGATGGCCTCGACGTCGGCGACATCGACGCGCCCGCGGGCGAGCTGACGATGTCGCTGCGCCAGGAGCTCACCGACATCCAGTACGGCCGCATCCCGGACCGCCACGGCTGGCTCACGCGCCTCGACGCGTAG